The proteins below come from a single Halomonas binhaiensis genomic window:
- the rplB gene encoding 50S ribosomal protein L2 yields MAIVKTKPTSAGRRHVVKIVGEGLHKGRAYGPLLEKQSKSGGRNNNGRITTRHVGGGHRHHYRIVDFKRTKDGIPAIVERLEHDPNRSAHIALVKYLDGERRYIIAPKGVEAGDRLESGVNAPIKKGNALPLRNIPLGSTVHCIELKPGKGAQLARSAGTSAQLVAREGNYATLRLRSGEMRKVLAECRATLGEVSNSEHSLRQLGKAGAKRWRGVRPTVRGVAMNPVDHPHGGGEGRTSGGRHPVSPWGMPTKGHKTRKNKRTDKLIVRRRKARG; encoded by the coding sequence ATGGCAATCGTCAAGACTAAACCGACCTCCGCTGGTCGTCGCCACGTCGTCAAGATCGTTGGTGAAGGTCTGCACAAGGGCCGCGCCTATGGGCCGCTGCTCGAGAAGCAGTCCAAGTCCGGTGGTCGTAACAACAACGGTCGTATCACTACCCGTCATGTGGGCGGTGGTCACCGTCATCATTATCGGATCGTTGACTTCAAGCGCACCAAGGATGGCATTCCAGCCATCGTCGAGCGCCTGGAGCATGACCCGAACCGCAGCGCACACATCGCGCTGGTGAAGTATCTCGACGGCGAGCGTCGCTACATCATCGCCCCTAAGGGTGTTGAAGCGGGTGATCGTCTCGAATCTGGCGTCAACGCGCCGATCAAGAAGGGCAACGCTCTGCCGCTGCGCAACATCCCGCTTGGTTCTACAGTTCACTGCATCGAACTGAAGCCGGGTAAAGGTGCTCAGCTGGCCCGTAGCGCCGGTACCAGCGCTCAGCTGGTGGCTCGTGAAGGTAACTATGCCACTCTGCGTCTTCGCTCTGGCGAGATGCGCAAGGTGTTGGCCGAGTGTCGTGCCACCCTGGGTGAAGTGAGCAATTCCGAGCACAGCCTGCGTCAACTTGGCAAGGCCGGTGCAAAGCGCTGGAGAGGTGTGCGTCCTACCGTTCGCGGTGTTGCGATGAACCCGGTGGATCACCCGCACGGTGGTGGCGAAGGCCGCACCAGTGGTGGTCGTCACCCGGTGTCCCCGTGGGGTATGCCCACCAAGGGCCACAAGACCCGCAAGAACAAGCGCACCGATAAGCTGATCGTCCGCCGCCGTAAGGCTCGCGGTTAA
- the rplX gene encoding 50S ribosomal protein L24, with product MQKIKRDDEVIVIAGKDKGKRGTVKRVLKDDRFVVSGVNMIKRHTKPNPMAGNQGGIVEREAPIHASNVAIFNQETGKADRVGFQIQEDGTKVRIYKSTQAQIDA from the coding sequence ATGCAAAAGATCAAACGTGATGATGAAGTCATCGTCATCGCCGGCAAGGATAAGGGTAAGCGCGGCACCGTGAAGCGCGTCCTCAAGGACGACCGCTTCGTAGTGTCCGGTGTGAACATGATCAAGCGTCACACCAAGCCCAATCCGATGGCGGGCAATCAGGGCGGTATCGTCGAGCGCGAGGCACCGATTCACGCGTCCAACGTGGCGATCTTCAATCAGGAGACCGGCAAAGCGGATCGCGTCGGCTTCCAGATCCAGGAAGACGGTACCAAGGTACGTATCTACAAGTCGACGCAAGCGCAGATCGACGCCTAA
- the rpsJ gene encoding 30S ribosomal protein S10, producing MQNQKIRIRLKAFDHRLIDQSAAEIVDTAKRTGAQVRGPIPLPTNRERYTVLISPHVNKDARDQYEIRTHKRVLDIVEPTEKTVDALMKLDLAAGVDVQIKLD from the coding sequence ATGCAGAACCAGAAGATTCGCATTCGGTTGAAGGCTTTCGACCATCGCCTGATCGATCAGTCCGCCGCGGAAATCGTTGATACCGCTAAGCGTACTGGCGCCCAGGTTCGTGGTCCGATTCCTCTGCCGACCAATCGCGAGCGCTACACCGTGCTGATTTCTCCGCACGTGAACAAGGACGCCCGTGATCAGTACGAGATTCGTACTCACAAGCGTGTGCTCGATATTGTCGAGCCGACTGAGAAGACTGTTGATGCGCTGATGAAGCTCGATCTCGCCGCTGGCGTTGACGTGCAAATCAAGCTCGACTGA
- the rplC gene encoding 50S ribosomal protein L3 has translation MTIGLVGRKAGMTRVFTEDGASVPVTVIEVEPNRVTCVKSVETDGYAAVQVTTGSRKAKHLSKAQAGQFAKAGVEAGRSLMEFRLNEGEDAPEVGGELTVSLFEAGQSVDVTGTSKGKGFQGAIKRWNFRTQDNSHGNSLSHRAPGSIGMCQTPGRVFKGKKMAGQMGNVRCTVQSLEIVRVDAERNLLLIKGAVPGATGSDVIVRSAVKAG, from the coding sequence ATGACTATCGGTTTGGTCGGTAGGAAGGCCGGCATGACCCGTGTCTTCACCGAAGATGGCGCGTCTGTGCCCGTAACCGTTATTGAGGTTGAGCCTAACCGTGTGACGTGTGTCAAGTCTGTTGAGACTGACGGCTACGCAGCGGTTCAGGTTACAACTGGCTCCCGCAAAGCCAAGCATCTGTCCAAGGCCCAAGCTGGCCAGTTCGCAAAGGCAGGTGTCGAGGCTGGTCGCTCCCTGATGGAGTTTCGCCTGAACGAAGGTGAAGACGCTCCGGAAGTGGGTGGCGAACTCACTGTATCCCTCTTCGAAGCTGGTCAAAGCGTTGATGTGACCGGCACTTCCAAGGGTAAAGGTTTCCAGGGTGCTATTAAGCGCTGGAATTTCCGTACCCAGGACAACAGCCACGGTAACTCCTTGTCCCACCGTGCTCCGGGCTCCATCGGCATGTGCCAGACTCCGGGTCGCGTATTCAAGGGCAAGAAGATGGCCGGCCAGATGGGCAACGTGCGTTGCACCGTTCAGAGCCTGGAAATCGTCCGTGTCGATGCCGAGCGCAACTTGCTGCTGATCAAAGGCGCCGTTCCTGGTGCTACCGGCAGTGATGTCATCGTGCGCAGCGCCGTCAAAGCTGGCTGA
- the rpsC gene encoding 30S ribosomal protein S3 produces the protein MGQKVNPTGIRLGIVKDHTSVWYAERGAYADKLNNDLAVRSFLEERLKNASVSKITIERPANNARITIHTARPGIVIGKKGEDVDRLRRDVTEMMGVPVHVNIEEVRKPELDAQLVAQNIAGQIERRVMFRRAMKRAVQNAMRLGAGGIKVQLSGRLGGAEIARTEWYREGRVPLHTLRADIDYATFEAKTTYGIIGVKVWIFKGEILGGIEEVRAKAKQPAAAPSKKKGSR, from the coding sequence ATGGGTCAGAAAGTCAATCCAACAGGCATCCGACTGGGTATCGTCAAAGACCATACCTCAGTCTGGTACGCCGAGCGCGGCGCCTATGCCGACAAGCTGAACAACGACCTCGCGGTGCGTAGCTTTCTGGAAGAGCGTTTGAAGAACGCCTCCGTAAGCAAAATCACCATCGAGCGTCCAGCGAACAATGCACGCATCACCATTCACACTGCTCGTCCGGGTATCGTGATTGGTAAGAAAGGCGAAGATGTCGATCGTCTGCGTCGCGACGTCACCGAGATGATGGGCGTGCCGGTTCACGTCAACATCGAGGAAGTTCGCAAGCCTGAGCTGGATGCCCAGCTCGTTGCTCAGAACATCGCCGGTCAGATCGAACGCCGCGTGATGTTCCGCCGTGCCATGAAGCGCGCTGTCCAGAACGCCATGCGTCTGGGTGCTGGCGGCATCAAGGTACAGCTCTCCGGTCGTCTCGGTGGTGCGGAAATCGCCCGTACCGAGTGGTACCGCGAAGGTCGTGTTCCGTTGCACACCCTGCGTGCGGACATCGATTACGCCACCTTCGAAGCCAAGACCACCTACGGCATCATCGGTGTCAAGGTCTGGATCTTCAAGGGTGAAATCCTCGGGGGCATCGAGGAAGTTCGCGCCAAGGCCAAGCAGCCTGCAGCCGCGCCTTCCAAGAAGAAAGGTTCCAGGTAA
- the rplF gene encoding 50S ribosomal protein L6 — protein MSRVAKYPVKVPAGVEVKLDDGTLTAKGGQGTLSLAVHSDVVIGQEDGQLTFTPSESAKSWAMVGTTRALVQNLVTGVSEGFTKTLEIVGVGYRAQAKGQTLNLSLGFSHPVDYELPEGVSAETPKNTTIVLKSADKQKLGQVAAEIRAHRPPEPYKGKGVRYADEHVRRKEAKKK, from the coding sequence ATGTCCCGCGTAGCCAAATATCCGGTTAAAGTGCCTGCCGGCGTCGAGGTCAAACTCGATGACGGCACTCTGACTGCCAAGGGCGGTCAGGGCACGCTTTCTCTGGCTGTCCACAGTGATGTGGTCATCGGCCAGGAAGATGGTCAGCTGACCTTCACCCCGAGCGAGTCCGCCAAGAGCTGGGCGATGGTCGGTACCACTCGTGCCCTGGTCCAGAACCTGGTCACAGGTGTATCTGAAGGCTTCACCAAGACCCTCGAAATCGTCGGCGTCGGTTATCGCGCTCAAGCGAAAGGCCAGACGCTCAATCTGTCACTGGGCTTTTCTCACCCGGTCGATTATGAACTGCCTGAAGGTGTGTCTGCGGAAACTCCGAAGAACACCACTATCGTGCTGAAGAGCGCGGACAAGCAGAAGCTCGGCCAGGTCGCAGCGGAAATCCGCGCACATCGTCCGCCTGAGCCTTATAAGGGCAAGGGTGTACGTTATGCGGATGAGCATGTCCGCCGTAAAGAAGCCAAGAAGAAGTAA
- the rpsH gene encoding 30S ribosomal protein S8, which translates to MSMQDTLADMFTRIRNAQQATKETVTMPSSKLKIEVARVLKEEGYITDFAVSESAKPELTVSLKYFEGKGVIEHLQRVSKPSLRNYKGKDALPKVADGLGVAIVSTSNGVMTDRAARQAGVGGEVLCTVF; encoded by the coding sequence ATGAGCATGCAAGACACTCTGGCGGATATGTTTACCCGTATCCGCAATGCACAGCAGGCCACCAAGGAGACGGTTACCATGCCGTCCTCCAAGCTCAAGATTGAAGTGGCCCGTGTGCTGAAAGAAGAGGGTTACATCACTGACTTCGCTGTAAGCGAATCAGCCAAGCCCGAACTGACCGTCAGCCTCAAGTACTTTGAAGGCAAGGGGGTTATCGAGCACCTGCAGCGGGTTTCCAAGCCTTCCCTGCGTAACTACAAGGGCAAGGATGCGCTGCCGAAGGTCGCCGATGGCCTGGGCGTTGCGATCGTCTCCACCTCCAATGGTGTGATGACTGACCGCGCTGCTCGCCAGGCTGGTGTTGGCGGCGAAGTCCTCTGCACCGTATTCTAG
- the rpsQ gene encoding 30S ribosomal protein S17, with the protein MAEEKKARKLTGKVVSDKMEKSIVVMIERRERHPIYGKYVKRSTKLHAHDETNQAKAGDTVTIQECRPLSKNKAWTLVEVVEQAKG; encoded by the coding sequence ATGGCCGAAGAGAAAAAAGCCCGTAAGCTCACCGGTAAGGTGGTGAGTGACAAGATGGAGAAGTCCATCGTTGTCATGATCGAGCGTCGTGAGCGCCACCCGATCTACGGCAAATATGTCAAGCGCTCCACCAAGCTGCACGCCCACGACGAGACCAACCAGGCTAAGGCTGGCGATACGGTAACCATTCAGGAATGCCGTCCGCTGTCCAAGAACAAGGCTTGGACTCTGGTCGAGGTCGTCGAGCAGGCCAAGGGTTGA
- the rpmD gene encoding 50S ribosomal protein L30 — protein sequence MAATIKVTQIRSTIGVLEKHKATMRGLGLRRIGHTVELEDTPAVRGMIHKVNYLVRVEGE from the coding sequence ATGGCAGCAACGATCAAGGTTACCCAGATCCGTAGCACCATCGGCGTTCTGGAAAAGCACAAGGCCACCATGCGTGGCCTGGGCCTGCGCCGCATCGGTCACACGGTTGAGCTGGAAGACACCCCTGCCGTTCGCGGCATGATCCACAAGGTCAACTACCTTGTGCGAGTTGAGGGAGAGTAA
- the rpsN gene encoding 30S ribosomal protein S14, with product MAKKSMVERELKRTKLVEKFAAKRAALKAIIQDVNASDEERFDAQLKLQSLPRDSSPVRQRNRCRVTGRPHGYYNKFGLGRNKLREAAMRGDVPGLKKSSW from the coding sequence ATGGCAAAGAAAAGCATGGTAGAGCGCGAGCTCAAGCGTACCAAGCTGGTGGAAAAGTTCGCTGCCAAGCGCGCTGCGCTCAAGGCGATCATCCAGGACGTGAACGCTTCTGATGAAGAGCGCTTCGATGCGCAGCTCAAGTTGCAGTCGCTGCCGCGTGACTCCAGCCCGGTACGTCAGCGTAACCGCTGTCGTGTCACTGGCCGTCCGCACGGCTACTACAACAAGTTCGGCCTCGGCCGTAACAAGCTGCGTGAAGCCGCCATGCGTGGCGACGTTCCCGGACTCAAGAAGTCCAGCTGGTAA
- the rplD gene encoding 50S ribosomal protein L4, translated as MNLNLAGASAGTVELSDATFGKEFNEALVHQVVTAYLAGGRQGSRAQKTRSDVRGGGKKPWRQKGTGRARAGTIRSPIWRSGGVTFAARPQDHSQKVNRKMYRAAMRSILSELVRQERLVAVESFTVDSPKTKQLVAKLKELSLEKVLIVTEEVDENLYLAARNIPNVDVVDVAAADPVSLVAFDKVLATVSALRKFEEKLA; from the coding sequence ATGAATCTGAATCTTGCAGGTGCAAGCGCCGGGACTGTTGAACTGTCCGACGCTACCTTTGGCAAAGAATTCAACGAAGCACTGGTTCACCAGGTTGTCACTGCCTATCTGGCTGGTGGTCGTCAGGGTAGCCGTGCACAGAAGACCCGTTCCGACGTTCGTGGTGGTGGCAAGAAGCCGTGGCGCCAGAAGGGTACTGGCCGTGCTCGTGCCGGTACTATCCGTTCGCCGATCTGGCGCAGCGGTGGTGTGACCTTCGCGGCTCGCCCGCAGGACCACTCCCAGAAGGTCAACCGCAAGATGTACCGTGCGGCCATGCGCTCGATTCTTTCCGAGCTGGTCCGTCAGGAGCGTCTCGTTGCGGTTGAAAGCTTCACCGTCGACTCTCCGAAAACCAAGCAGCTGGTCGCCAAGCTCAAGGAACTCAGCCTTGAGAAGGTGCTGATCGTCACTGAAGAAGTCGACGAGAATCTGTACCTGGCCGCCCGCAATATCCCTAACGTGGATGTAGTGGACGTTGCTGCCGCCGACCCGGTTAGCCTGGTCGCCTTTGACAAGGTCCTGGCTACTGTCTCTGCTCTGCGCAAATTCGAGGAGAAGCTGGCATGA
- the rplP gene encoding 50S ribosomal protein L16, with protein sequence MLQPKRMKFRKMQKGRNRGLAHRGSKVSFGEYGLKATGRGRVTARQIEAGRRAITRHVKRGGKIWIRVFPDKPISKKPLEVRMGKGKGSVEYWVAQIQPGRVLYEIEGVSEELAREAFALAAQKFPVSTTFVKRTVM encoded by the coding sequence ATGTTGCAACCAAAGCGTATGAAATTCCGCAAGATGCAAAAGGGCCGCAACCGTGGCCTGGCGCATCGCGGAAGCAAGGTGAGCTTCGGTGAGTACGGCCTCAAGGCCACTGGCCGTGGTCGTGTCACCGCCCGTCAGATCGAAGCTGGCCGTCGTGCCATCACTCGTCACGTCAAGCGTGGCGGTAAGATCTGGATCCGTGTCTTCCCGGACAAGCCGATTTCCAAGAAGCCTCTGGAAGTCCGGATGGGTAAAGGTAAGGGTTCCGTCGAGTATTGGGTCGCTCAGATCCAGCCCGGTCGGGTCCTGTACGAGATTGAAGGTGTTTCTGAAGAGCTGGCTCGCGAAGCATTCGCCCTGGCCGCTCAGAAGTTCCCGGTCTCCACCACCTTTGTGAAACGGACGGTGATGTGA
- the rplR gene encoding 50S ribosomal protein L18 translates to MNAKKESRLRRARRARAKIRELGVFRLCVNRTPRHIYAQIISPDGGKVLASASTLDKSLREGATGNSDAAAKVGALIAERAKEAGITQVAFDRAGFKYHGRVKALADAAREGGLEF, encoded by the coding sequence ATGAACGCGAAGAAAGAATCTCGTCTCCGTCGTGCCCGCCGCGCTCGCGCCAAGATCCGCGAGCTGGGCGTGTTTCGCCTGTGCGTGAACCGTACCCCTCGTCACATCTATGCGCAGATTATCTCGCCGGATGGTGGCAAGGTCCTGGCCAGCGCTTCCACGCTGGACAAGAGCCTGCGTGAGGGTGCGACCGGTAATTCTGACGCCGCCGCCAAGGTGGGTGCTCTGATTGCTGAACGCGCTAAGGAAGCAGGCATCACCCAGGTGGCCTTCGACCGCGCTGGCTTCAAGTATCACGGTCGTGTGAAGGCCCTGGCCGACGCCGCTCGTGAAGGCGGCCTGGAATTCTAA
- the rpsE gene encoding 30S ribosomal protein S5, with protein MAKNEQQNGDLQEKLVQVNRVAKVVKGGRIFGFTALTVVGDGNGRVGFGRGKAREVPVAIQKAMDQARRNMVKVNLVNGTLQYPVKARHGASKVFMKPASDGTGIIAGGAMRSVLELAGVHNVLAKCYGSTNPVNVVRATVKGLTSMQSPEDVAAKRGLSVEAITG; from the coding sequence ATGGCGAAGAACGAACAGCAAAACGGCGATCTGCAGGAAAAGCTCGTGCAGGTCAACCGTGTCGCCAAGGTGGTCAAGGGTGGCCGTATTTTCGGTTTCACCGCTCTGACCGTCGTTGGTGATGGTAACGGCAGGGTCGGCTTCGGTCGCGGCAAGGCACGTGAAGTGCCGGTCGCTATCCAGAAGGCCATGGACCAGGCTCGTCGCAACATGGTCAAGGTCAACCTGGTCAATGGTACTCTGCAGTACCCGGTCAAGGCTCGCCATGGCGCCTCCAAGGTGTTCATGAAGCCGGCTTCTGACGGTACCGGTATCATCGCAGGCGGCGCCATGCGTTCCGTGCTGGAACTGGCTGGTGTCCATAACGTCCTGGCCAAGTGCTACGGTTCCACCAACCCGGTGAACGTGGTGCGTGCTACTGTCAAGGGTCTGACTTCCATGCAGTCCCCTGAAGATGTAGCCGCCAAGCGCGGTCTCTCTGTTGAAGCGATCACGGGGTAA
- the rplN gene encoding 50S ribosomal protein L14, with the protein MIQTQTMLDVADNSGARRVQCIKVLGGSHRRYARVGDVIKVTVKEAIPRGKVKKGQVLKAVVVRTKSGVRRPDGSLIRFDGNAAVLLNNTNEQPIGTRIFGPVTRELRNEKFMKIISLAPEVL; encoded by the coding sequence ATGATTCAGACTCAGACAATGCTGGATGTTGCTGACAACAGCGGGGCGCGCCGGGTGCAATGCATCAAGGTGCTCGGTGGTTCTCACCGCCGTTACGCTCGCGTTGGCGACGTCATCAAGGTCACGGTGAAAGAAGCCATCCCGCGCGGCAAGGTCAAAAAAGGCCAGGTGCTGAAGGCGGTGGTTGTTCGCACCAAGAGTGGTGTTCGTCGTCCCGACGGTTCACTGATTCGCTTCGATGGAAATGCGGCCGTTTTGTTGAACAACACCAACGAGCAGCCGATCGGTACCCGTATCTTCGGGCCGGTGACCCGTGAACTTCGTAACGAGAAGTTCATGAAGATCATTTCCTTGGCGCCTGAAGTGCTGTAA
- the rplO gene encoding 50S ribosomal protein L15: MKLNSLSPAPGSKHAEKRVGRGIGSGLGKTGGRGHKGQKSRSGGSVKPGFEGGQMPLQRRLPKFGFTSAKSLVSEEVRLAELAKVAGDEVTLETLKAANVLKDATKYAKVILSGELNKAVTVRGLRVTKGARAAIEAAGGKVED; the protein is encoded by the coding sequence ATGAAACTTAACAGCCTGAGCCCGGCACCGGGCTCCAAGCACGCTGAAAAGCGCGTCGGTCGTGGCATTGGCTCCGGTCTGGGCAAGACCGGTGGCCGTGGCCACAAGGGCCAGAAGTCGCGTAGCGGCGGCAGCGTCAAGCCGGGCTTCGAGGGCGGTCAGATGCCTCTGCAGCGCCGTCTGCCGAAGTTTGGCTTCACCTCTGCCAAGTCTCTGGTTTCCGAAGAAGTACGCCTGGCCGAACTGGCCAAGGTTGCTGGTGACGAAGTCACCCTGGAAACCCTCAAGGCAGCCAACGTGCTGAAGGATGCGACCAAGTACGCCAAGGTCATCCTTTCCGGCGAACTGAACAAGGCGGTTACCGTTCGCGGTCTGCGTGTCACCAAAGGTGCTCGCGCTGCGATTGAGGCCGCTGGTGGCAAGGTAGAGGACTAA
- the rpsS gene encoding 30S ribosomal protein S19 has protein sequence MPRSLKKGPFIDLHLLKKVETAAEKNDRKPIKTWSRRSMILPNMVGLTIAVHNGRQHVPVHVSEEMVGHKLGEFAATRTYRGHAADKKAKR, from the coding sequence GTGCCACGTTCACTGAAGAAAGGTCCTTTCATTGACCTTCATCTGCTGAAAAAGGTTGAGACTGCAGCGGAAAAGAACGATCGCAAACCGATCAAGACCTGGTCTCGTCGTTCTATGATCCTGCCCAACATGGTCGGGCTCACCATTGCAGTCCATAACGGTCGCCAACATGTCCCGGTGCATGTCTCCGAGGAAATGGTTGGCCACAAGCTGGGCGAATTCGCTGCTACCCGCACCTATCGCGGTCATGCGGCGGACAAGAAAGCCAAACGGTAA
- the rplV gene encoding 50S ribosomal protein L22, translating to MEVTAKLRGAALSAQKARLVADQVRGKPVAEALDLLTFSPKKAAKLVKKVLQSAIANAEENNGMDIDELRVSTICVDEGMTLKRIRPRAKGRADRILKRTCHITVKVAEK from the coding sequence ATGGAAGTCACAGCAAAGCTGCGTGGCGCTGCTTTATCCGCACAGAAGGCCCGTTTGGTGGCTGATCAGGTGCGCGGTAAGCCTGTCGCCGAGGCGCTCGACCTGCTGACCTTCTCACCGAAGAAGGCCGCCAAGCTGGTCAAGAAGGTGCTGCAGTCCGCCATCGCGAATGCGGAAGAAAATAACGGCATGGACATTGACGAGCTGCGCGTCTCGACCATCTGTGTCGATGAGGGTATGACGCTCAAGCGCATCCGTCCTCGTGCCAAGGGCCGTGCGGATCGCATTCTGAAGCGCACCTGCCACATCACCGTCAAGGTAGCCGAGAAGTAG
- the rpmC gene encoding 50S ribosomal protein L29, which produces MKAQEIREKSVEQLQEQLLELLREQFNLRMQKATGQLSQTHLLKQVRRDIARVKTVLNEKAGV; this is translated from the coding sequence ATGAAAGCCCAGGAAATTCGTGAAAAGTCAGTAGAACAGCTCCAGGAGCAGCTTCTCGAACTCCTTCGCGAGCAGTTCAACCTGCGCATGCAGAAGGCTACCGGCCAACTGAGCCAGACTCATCTGCTCAAGCAGGTTCGTCGGGATATCGCCCGCGTGAAGACTGTGCTCAATGAAAAGGCAGGTGTCTGA
- the rplW gene encoding 50S ribosomal protein L23, with protein sequence MNQERVFKVLLGPHVTEKAAMAAERNQYVFKVASDATKPEIKVAVEQLFGKKVNSVQVVNVKGKTKRTAHGIGMRKGYRKAYVTLAAGETLEDFSGAE encoded by the coding sequence ATGAACCAGGAACGTGTATTCAAGGTTCTGCTTGGTCCGCACGTGACCGAGAAGGCCGCTATGGCTGCCGAGCGTAATCAGTACGTGTTCAAGGTGGCAAGCGACGCAACCAAGCCCGAGATCAAGGTCGCTGTCGAGCAGTTGTTCGGCAAGAAGGTCAACAGCGTTCAGGTCGTGAACGTCAAGGGCAAGACCAAGCGCACTGCGCACGGTATTGGTATGCGCAAGGGTTATCGCAAGGCGTACGTGACACTGGCCGCCGGCGAGACGCTTGAAGACTTCTCTGGCGCCGAGTAA
- the rplE gene encoding 50S ribosomal protein L5, translating into MANLKERYQNEVVAQLKEQFSYANVMQVPRITKVTLNMGIGEATSDKKLIDAAIGDMEKLSGQKPMVTKARKSIAGFKVREGWPIGVKVTLRSERMWDFLDRLVNIAIPRVRDFRGLNPKSFDGRGNYSMGVREQIIFPEIEYDKIDRIRGLDVTITTTANTDEEGRALLSALNFPFKK; encoded by the coding sequence ATGGCGAACTTGAAAGAACGTTATCAAAACGAGGTGGTGGCTCAACTCAAAGAGCAGTTCAGCTACGCCAACGTTATGCAGGTACCCCGGATCACCAAGGTGACCCTGAACATGGGTATCGGCGAAGCGACCAGCGACAAAAAGCTGATCGACGCAGCCATCGGTGACATGGAGAAGCTCTCCGGTCAGAAGCCGATGGTGACCAAGGCACGTAAGTCCATCGCGGGCTTCAAGGTGCGTGAAGGCTGGCCGATTGGGGTCAAGGTCACTCTGCGCAGTGAGCGTATGTGGGACTTCCTCGATCGCCTGGTGAATATCGCGATCCCCCGCGTTCGTGACTTCCGTGGTCTCAACCCGAAGTCCTTCGACGGTCGTGGCAACTATTCCATGGGGGTGCGTGAGCAGATCATCTTCCCGGAGATCGAATATGATAAGATCGACCGGATTCGTGGTCTGGATGTCACCATCACCACTACTGCCAACACCGATGAAGAAGGTCGTGCGCTGCTGAGCGCGCTGAACTTCCCGTTCAAGAAATAA